The nucleotide window ACATGCACGACATTCCTGAGTAATGATGATCACCATAAATTTGTGGCTGGCACCAATAGTCATCAGGTAATCCTTCCATAGAAAATACTCTCACGGGAAAATTTATTGCAGCATGGAAGAGTTTGTAGTTAAGTATTTTATCTAGATATCCACAATGCACACCTAGTAGCTGCTCCAGGAAAATGCTTGCTTCTAAAATAGTCAATACCCATCCTTTCTTTCGTTTGCAACTTTGCTTGCTTATGTGGAACCAATGTTGGTTGTTGGCTGTGATTACTGCAAAAACTGGTGATATAGTTAGAAATGGAGTGGTTTAGAGATAGCTTTCCATGAATTGATAGTTTCTGTTTTTCCAGAATCATATGATGTGGAATTGCAGTCGCACGTAATCACAGGCATTTGCTAACAGCTGAAGAGGTTTCCAGATGGCCTTAAATTTATATAACTTGATAATTGCTGTTTACCTAACAGGTCCATTTGTATGATATTTCTGCTCAGCGCAGACCTGTTCTATCATTTGATTTCAGAGAGACTGCTATTAAGGCCGTTACTGAAGATCAAGATGGCCatactatatatataggaaATGGATCTGGTGACCTTGCTTCATTCGACATGCGAACTGGTACATGCATCTATTTTGACTAGAATATGCAATAAATACTTTACACTCTAATTCCTGTTTAATTTTGTTCTGCATTCTGCATGTGAattgtaatataaaaatatcacttGAGTAGGTATTAGCTCTATTAAGATTATCCTATAGTTTCTTGTGAATGGACCAAATTTCTGTTCAGATGAAATATGTACTTTGTTTACTGGTGGCAATTATTTTTTGGTGTAGTCCAGTTTTTGAATTTGTAAGTCAAAGGATCTAAATAGGAGGTTCGCATTTCAATAAGGGCTGTGATTCAAATAATTTGATCTGACTTGGCAACAAAGTGAGTAAGGCCTTTGCAATGGACTGTGTTTGCCTGACCTTAAGCTTTGCAATGTGTCTGTGTTGGAGTCAGTGGCCTGAAGTAGGCTTAGAGAGATAAATTTACAATTATCTTTTAGTGTGAtaaatttacaattattttttttccttgtcccATCCTTTTTAATTCTATGAAACACATATGGATCAAATGGTCAGAGGATAAGTATATAAGTTAAGATTTAGAATCTGACTTGCCCTTTCCAGCATTgtggaaattatttttgaactgaGCAGTGTGGAAATTATGGTATTTAATGGAGTTATTTTTTAGTGATATGTTAGCTGggaatattttctttattgagCTCATACATAACTTGGCATTTCCTCATGAAATGTGGAAATCTGACTCCAGACACTATGTAGTTCATACAAACTGGCATTATTTAAATCAAGTTTCTGCTGCATATAGCAAGAGAATTTTCTGTTAGGTTAATATTTAAGCTTCTTATGTGTTGGTTCCATCTGTTTGTTTGGAGGGTTTTACAGCTGTCTTTACCATGTTTGCTAGCATAAAAATCACACATAAGGAGGATACATAATCATGCTTAGATCCATAGTTGATGATTTTGTAcagatattttatttactttaaaaaatgagGAACCTCTGAATGAATGCCATAATATGgttcttttatataattattcttaatataatCTGAAAGTATCAGTGGAATTCCATCTTAGACGAGTTTGCTCAGCACCTTCAAATTGCTCCCCAATGCATCATTATCAAATCAAGCAGTCTTGAACCATTTCATGAGTTACATATCGCACTATTTTTGGCTAATGACTAATTAGGAACCGGGCTAACCCAGGAGCATGCAGGTCCTCCATCCTGTATACAGCAGTCAAATGATCAGGCTGTTtcaatttattgttttagtatgtTCACTTGTCTTCTTATGGCTGAAATCCACTAATCAGATCATCTTATTCTCTGTTTTGATACATCTGTATACAATGTTAACTATTTAGTAGTTGTGAATTGGGCTAAATTTTGTTGCTTGGCAATCCAATATCAGTGCCTACCTGCTGCTCctgtccttgatttttttatcttctgaATGTTCTCTTCTTCCCTATAATTCTTTTAACATTGGATCTATCCTTTTCTTCCAGGAAAGCTGTTAGGATGTTTTATAGGGAAGTGTTCTGGAAGTATTAGATCCATTGCCAGGCACCCAGAGCTCCCTGTGATAGCATCATGCGGTGAGTATATAGAACAATTTTGCTTTATCTTTGTCAGACATATATTTGACTTGGTTCTCTGTGCCATTAAATTAGCAGCTTCCTGGTTCTGGGGCCAAACTGTTCTCTTGACTTATTGCCTTCTTTTTCTTAGGTTTGGATAGCTATTTGCGGCTGTGGGATATAAAGACTCGTCAACTCCTTTCAGCGGTATTTTCTTGGACTTCATTTCTGTGAAGATATCGAGTCTAATTTACTTTAcacttctttatttatttatttatttccttttttcaaCCTGGAATGACATTATATTAGACTTAATGCTGGTTTTTTCAATTCCTTCTTATCTCAGTGTCGTTCCTAATGGTGGAACTACAGAAGTTGGAAATATTCCAATGACACTGAGGATAAGAGTGTTGCTTACAGCTTAATTTGTTAGAAGTACTTGATTTATTACTGATTAATATTGCTGTAGTTATGcaatattatctttttcaatacCTCACTGGGAATCAGGGTACATTTTTTCAACCTAATAACTTACAATACATGAATGCTCTAATTGGAGTTGACTTGTCAGTTTTTCATGTCTCTTTAACATTTTATCAACTGACATGATGTCATCACAACTACTGTTAGTTGATTGAATGTTCTATAAAGTGAGTTTCATTAGATGAAAGTTGAAACTCCCATGTATGCTGAAATGATGCTTTGGGGTatttgattcaaaaataaatcctGCCAGTGTAAGATTGCGTGTGGTGCTGTCATAAGTTTTGATGTCTGGGTGATGGAGGTTTATTTTTGAATGAGCATGTGGgaattatgataatatttattgtgGATATTCCAGTCATTTAATCAAACTATAATTATGTGGTGCAGGTTTTCTTGAAGCAGCACCTTACAAATGTTGTTTTTGATTCAAACTTTGTTGACAAAGGTTGGTTTTCCCTTTCTTTGCACAGCTTCGGGTAGTATTTTTTATGCCACCCCATAGTACTTGAATATCAAGACCCTCGGTAAACTTGAGTGTTTGGACAAAAACTAGTCTGGATGGTAACTGTGATAAGCGATAAATTATTGGCCCAAAATAACTAAATGTGTTGATGGCTTTCATTTTCTTCCAGCAGTTTTAGGTTTTCACGTATGGTGCTGGTCGAAATTCTTTATGAATCCAATGGATGAGTGcgatgcttaaaaaaaaaacaagagagccTATGTTGCTTGTTCAGTGGCTTCAATTTAATGATTTCTAATAATTGATGTTGCTCTGCAAAAGAATGAAGGTAATAATTGTCAAGGCTTTCTTGGGAATGCCATTAAGATGAGCTTCTTGATTCTCGAGAGAGTCTCTAGGAATATGATAAGCTTTTTCACGGTGGTCATTTGGGACCCTTGGTGCTAAGAGATCACAGTTCTCCCTTGGAGACGACGGATGGATACTTGAAACGAGTATGCCGTATAAACTAGATTGATCCCAACATCAGGCTAGAGCTTTGTCTTTCTAATAGTGCTAtgatatgtttttctttattgctAAATGCTAACATCAGGTAAAGGTTAGAGCTTTGTCTGcatcaatgatttttcttgTGTAGATTTTCTACTGATTATCGCCGTCCCTATTGTGCTTGCAGAAGTTGCAGCAACAGCACAGAATGCCAATGAGATCCAAACTACCGAGGTCCAAACTGAAGATGAGATGAGAACATTGCctgtaaaaagaaagaaggcatctaaagaaaaaagggagaaagagaagaaatctGAAGAAAGTAAAGAAACCATCGTgttaaaatccaagaaaaagagCCGGAAGCACAAAAGAGAGATTTGTGATGACTCCTGAGATTAGAATAAAGAGCTGGGATTTTATGTTTAGGAGATCTTTGAGATTGCAGTTGTACTGtcgtttttatttgttttagcttcaaattaattaataaaaaaattaattgtttttaatgtattgatgtgaaaaatataatttttttaaaaaataatatacttttaaataaaataaactttaaaaaataattgtgattCACATTCTCAACATGACGCTTGAAAAAGACTGGCAGCAGCTCATAGCAGGCTGCATGGCATCTCACGAGTGAAATGGCTATACAAAACCCTTGTAATCTTTGCTAAAGACTTTTTATAGCATGAATTCTCACTCGTTATTCTTTATGTAGAGGATTcattatgattaattaattttttaagcgatttttttttcccaacccATTGCAGTTTGTATgatcttttctaaaaaaaaaaaaaaaaaaacattctcaaGTGTTATTGGAGTTccagttaatttttaaaatatttttaatttaaaaatatattaaaataatattttttatttttttaaaattatttttaacattaacatatcaaaataataaaaaaacataaaaaaaatattaatttaaaataaaaaaaattgatttagtgCCATGATAGAAGACTGAGCATttgttaagaaaagaaaagcgcACCAAGAGTTATACTCTGCCCTTAGCACTCTGTAAAACCTGGCACGGATCCAATTTGGTGAGACATCGTAAGGAACTTGGTTTTCTATGGACTGCCTTGACATCAAATGTTCGGAGGGAGGGATGATACAATCTGTACATCAGCTCGTAAAACTCTCTTGAAATGCTCAGCATTGAAAATCTCCAAGAACTCACCGAGATCTTGGAAAACATACAGGATCATAGGAAAActcaaacattttttattcGTAAGAGTTCATTCCATTGACAGACATAACTGGCAGGCCTAGAACTTAATACCCAAATAGCTCTGATAGCCATTAATTGTTACAGATGCCAAATCATTATTTATCACGGAAATACATTCACAGGGATATAGAgaatcttttgaagaaaagaaaacacagcCCATATACTTGATTTTTGATAGAATTCCATAAGAACGTGCTCCAGtgaaaaaacttcaagaaatgaCAGTCACATAATCAACAAAGAAAGCAGGAGATCATTAATTTCTCATTAAAGTCAGCAATTATCAACGTCCTAAGGACCTATATAACACAGAGAAATCTTGAACATTCTTTGAAGTTACCTCTCATCACCCCAAATTGGATTAACCTTCAAAACGGGCGCAACCAAAGCTGCTTCAAGATTTCTTGCAATAACAACAGCATGAACAATCTGATTCCTCTGATGGTTCAGTCCCCCTGAGGCTACCACCACCAAGAACAACCTCCTCTCCTTCGCAATTCTCGCAGATGCCTTTCGATACTTGAGACTAAAATGCAAGTATGGCTTGTACCCTTCTCCATCTGGTTGCCCCCAGAAACCTCTCTCCTCTTTTGACACATTGCCAGTAACTGGCAGCAGTGGTAATGGCGCCATTAAACTCTTTGCCATACTTGGCTCGTCCTCCACATTCTTGGGAACAAAAGAAGGAAGGGAGATCTAAAGCATTGATGAAATGGACATAGAAGGGAATGAAAGTGAATCTTGAGAAATGGGTGTGAAGCAAAAAATGGAAACTCCTAAGAGAGTGAAGGAAACAAGAAGTGAAATTAAGCATAGAATTGGTGGTGCTAAGAGTCTGTTATAGTTACTTGGGTCTTTTTTAGGGGAGAAAAGAATAGGGGTGAATGGAGAGGCAGATAGCGAGTGATAAACTGGTGATGGGGTCAATGTACAGAATGGATTCCTGATGTTTCTTGATTTCCCCATTCaagctttaattttcttgtgtttCTTTGCAACTtggaatttttcttctttgtgtgAGTTCTTTCTTTAATTCTTGAATCAGACACTGGCGAGGGAAAACTGAGGTGAGAAGACTAAGTTGCCTCCTGTTTATTGCGGGATTGAGGATACCAGGAAAGGGTCTTTTGGGCATTCTATTATTGGGTGGTTAGATTCAGTTGATTTTCGCGGGCAAATTAGGGCTACAGCAGTAGAGTCTATTAGATTTTTCTACACGCAGCCGAAACActttaagaaaaaacttaaatgattACACGTTCAacgatttatttattttttaaaatgataatatttcaGATTTATTCGGGTCAAtcataattaattgataaattcaggttaattttctaaacttagattaatattttaaaattataacccGTGAAATCTCATACTCGAAATTAAGTAAGAAGGtcaattttcaaccaatttaatattgaaagataaaattaaaaataataatcaatctaaaaaagcttgtcaaagtagaaaaataacaataaaaaaatagagatcaaacttgaattgaaaaaataaaggagaataaaatcaaaaaaattaattttataaatcaaagaaaaaaataaggattaaatttgagaaataaaaaaaaattaaaaataatttccagtttgaaataatgttttcaaataaaaaaactgcaaTTAAGCAGACAAGGACTGAATTTGAagggaaaagaaattgaagggtttatgtaattttttcaagggataacatgaaaatcaagatgaaggaaataaaaaaaaaaggaaaaaaaaaagtaattcagCACTAAACCGAATGGAATCACCGTACACGTGCCATTTAGGAAGGAAAGGGACGCCATTATACATATAACTAAAGGGTGTGGGGAAATCACTGTTTCCCCACACCCAaaagcactgtggattacaacagtaatccacagtgcttttttttttattttttattttttgctaacttttcccttttctcttttttttttttttttcaaaattactttttttttcagcttttctatttttttttatttgttttttccaaaactatttttgttgattttactttttaaatattgacctggttaaaatttttgctttgtaatttttttctttaaaatattgtgaattgctgcgatgtttttccacataatttttttattttatttttttattttttaaaattatatttgtcgatattttttaatatggagctgattgagaatttagttttgtaattttttttctttaaaacattgttgattgctacagtatttctccgcatggtttttttaatggttttctcagaaattatcttttgttattttatttttttaatattgatctggttaaaaattacagttacaatatgtgaggaaagcactgtaactttcctcgaaaattactgttgatcgctatagtgttttttcccacattgttttttttctttttttgttatgtttttccttaaaattatcttttttaattttattaagctggttaaaatttgtaattgttattttatttttttaatattgatctggttaaaaattacagttacaatatgtgaggaaagcactgtaacttttctcgaaaattactgttgatcgctatagtgttttttcccacattgttttttttctttttttgttatgtttttccttaaaattatcttttttaattttattaagctggttaaaatttgtaattacaagtaaatacaagtttttcctcacataacactatggattgatacagtttttcctcacatggtttttttccagtttcttttgtgttttctttttttgtaatatttttttctaaaattatcttcgtcgattttttttttaatattgagttggttaaaatttaactttgtaataaagcttagtcatgtggggaaagcattgtagctttgttcataaaacactgtggattgctatagtgtctttctgaatagttttttttgttataatttttttcaaattatcttttttaattttatttttttaatactaagtTGTTTGTGAATCAAAATTACAAgtaattacaaataaggctaaatcatgcggggaagcactgtagctttcatcacaaaacactgtgaattgctacagtgtttccaacatgattttttctctttttttggtgtttgttttgttatttttttctctaaaattgtctctgtcgattttgttttttaatatagagcTGATTAAcaatttagctttgtattttttttctttaaaacactgtgaattattgcagtgtttttccatgtgatttttttatgattttttccaaaattatctttgtcgatttttttttgaatattgagttggttaagaattataattacaataaagctaaatcatatgaaaaaagcattgtagtttttctcacaaaacactgtggattgctacaatatttctctaaatagttttttattttattttattaggaaaagcactatagttttcctcacaaaacattgtcaattgctgcaacgttttttctcatgggtttttttccttccaaaattatctttgttggttttttttttaatattaagttggtagagaatttagctttgtaattttttttgttttttattaactaaaaagctaaatcatatggcgAAAACACtatatctttcctcacaaaacattgtagattgctactaatcattttgttcagtctctaagttttttatcaccaacataattttttttccgtcataaaatatttgctccatcatacctttaatttctattagtTATCTAGAGctgattcacaattataacactattaagtgcatttgttttataagcacGCGGCAGCGCGCGGGCATGTTATCTCGTGATGAATTAAATGATACTGCAATAGCACTGTTTCGACCATTGGAGTTTGCCCAAAGACAATAGAGTGAACGCACATGTcaacattgtttttcttttatattttattttgaaaaagacaGAAGTTCCCCAGGattaaatgataataacaaaaaaaaaacattttaaaattacttaTAAGACCTTAAAgtcaaagttaattttttttatgataagaaTAATTGAGTCATTACattatttatagaatttatttttaacttttaagccaatataataattttactgttataaaaattaaaaaatacaatgcttCCCTCGAATAAACAAAGAATGATAATTTAACCTCGTGAAAAATCCTTTTACCTATTAAATCTAATTCATCTGGTTTTTTTATCAAgggaaaaactataattttattattataattcacaaTAAATATGACATATCTAAAATGTTTTCCCCGCATATTTCAGGTTTTGTAATAAAAGAAGCTAAATACGAATAGGAAGCCAAACTGCTTGTCAATTCCTCCAAGCTGTGCATATGTAACGGTTGCTAAGTCTATAGTTCATACTCGATTTGAAcctgattcttttttctttttttttcaataattaggTTATATAACATGGATAATTCTCTTCTTCATTCCACTTATTTTACATACTGAAtagattattaaatatatttaagataCGGTATCGTTTCATTATTACTTTTGATGAAGGGTAATGGAAAAATAGGTGCTGTAATTACAAAATATAGGCTATGTATTTTACTATAGCAATCCATATtcatcatgagttttttttattattttcaattgcaGTCTTCTATATCCAAATTAAAggtaaatttctttaaaataattaaaaaaagaaaaaagaatattaaaagagaactaaagttaaaataaaaagaaaaacatatgtaAAATAGATGGCGGCCCTGCAATTGTCCCGTCTTTTTAAGTTACTAGGTTAACCGGttcctataatttttaaaaaatatattttgataccgaacttcattttcttctctatttaaTCCTTTTTTGTGTGGAGAAGAGAGAGTGAGTCTCTGGATTCGAACTTAGAGAGATAAAATTGTCGTTGAGAAAGATTTTGGAGgccaaaacaaataattttgtgTCAAATAGTTCTATATGATAAGGAGAGTTgagattatatttttcttttttaccttgaaaatacttaaaaaaatatatctaaactctagaaaattttggttttagagaggtttttcgtgtttttttgtGTGGAGAAGAGAGAGTGAGTCTCTGGATTCGAACTTAGAGAGATAAAATTGTCGTTGAGAAAGATTTTGGAGgccaaaacaaataattttgtgTCAAATAGTTCTATATGATAAGGAGAGTTgagattatatttttcttttttaccttgaaaatacctaaaaaaatatatctaaactCTAGAAAATTTTGGTTTTAGAGAGGTTTTTCGTGCTTGGAGACCATTGATTGATTTAACACGATTCCTTAGGTGTTTACTAGGAGTTTTGGGTCAAAATGAATTGACAATagatttttgagtaaaaaacaaGAACCCTTGTTTTTCTAGCCATTAACTGTTGAATGACGCGCCATTTGTTTTTTGTCAAAGCATTAAGGCAGACAATATGTTGTCCACcccataaactaaaaaaaattaaagccgATCCTTTTATGAGTGGGCCAAGTGCTAGGCCCGGCATGCCAGTCCCGACAACGCTTGATctcattcatttcttcttctgttttttgtttttttattaataccttttttatatgtcatttgtaaaataatttctaaatttatgttttaattaatagtaattattttttaattatttccagcatgtttaatttttttaaaggttagtataattcatctataatgtgtttttttatattttatatagattaaatatgtattttttatattattttttatatatgcagTCTTGTAtagtattttgtttcttttattttatttaataaattttttgtgtgtcaatttatattacaaattgattttaataaacaaattcattaaaaataaccaGATAAATTACCCGTattgtgatattaaatattttgatctatactGATTTCTCAGATTTTTTgaattacatttttatttattgttcatgatttttttataaaatttatttatgaaattatttatgatCTATTTTATTGGACAAgtgcataaattttttgatttatatttattgttttttcatgtaGAAAAGCGTGTTGAAAAATTCTACACGAGAACGTTTTTATCTTCGTGTGAAAGCAAAGCAAATATTATTCGCTTATTTGGTTAAAGCGAATAATATTTGGTTAAAGGCATAGAATATATTCCTTCCCTCCTTCCTTCCTAAGTATATTATTCTCATCTTTTCACAAACCTTTGTTCATTCACTCATGTCGCTCATGACGTTTGGGTCGTGACAGTTTTGATTCCACAAGCCCATACCAcaactacacacacacacacacacacacacacacaaaccgCTCAGCACTCAGCACAAACATTAAGAAAAAGCAATCTGAAATGCAAAAAATGCAGGAGAACTCCGTTGCTTCTGAACTCATCAACTTCTTAAACGCTTCTCCAACCGCTTTTCACGCCGTCGGTAACTATCTTAACAACTAACTAACACTAtcagttttctttttcatatatgtatgtatgtatgtatgtatgtatgtatgtatgattGATGGATGGATATTGATAGAGGAGGCGAAGAGGAGACTGAGGAATGCGGGATACGAGCAAGTTTCAGAGAGACAAGATTGGGATTTAGAAGCTGGAAAGCGTTATTTCTTCACTAGGAATCACTCTACTGTCGTTGCTTTCGCTGTTGGTAACAAGTATGCCTTCTTCAACGATTTTTAATCATA belongs to Populus nigra chromosome 18, ddPopNigr1.1, whole genome shotgun sequence and includes:
- the LOC133678305 gene encoding uncharacterized protein LOC133678305 isoform X2, translated to MPRTTTLECPGCPPLRALTFDSLGLIKVIESRGERGTPQVVERWGDPVSSKCVLAASFDDRKKDPLLAVARKNREVEVVNPLNGEIHVMLSNVGEDGVQPEDDAISGLHLFRRERSSGSCTLLTCTSKGNASVRSIGVDKSTADSASISVTKTWKVCGSGNVLCSKVDGSENYAVFGGKGVDVNLWDLENSTKIWTAKPPPKNSLGIFTPAWFTCTTFLSNDDHHKFVAGTNSHQVHLYDISAQRRPVLSFDFRETAIKAVTEDQDGHTIYIGNGSGDLASFDMRTGKLLGCFIGKCSGSIRSIARHPELPVIASCGLDSYLRLWDIKTRQLLSAVFLKQHLTNVVFDSNFVDKEVAATAQNANEIQTTEVQTEDEMRTLPVKRKKASKEKREKEKKSEESKETIVLKSKKKSRKHKREICDDS